A region from the Macaca mulatta isolate MMU2019108-1 chromosome 13, T2T-MMU8v2.0, whole genome shotgun sequence genome encodes:
- the GDF7 gene encoding growth/differentiation factor 7, whose translation MDLSAAAALCLWLLSACRPRDGLEAAAVLRAAGAGPVRSPGGGGGGGGGGGWTLAQAAGAAAVPAAAVSRARAPRRAAGSGFRNGSVVPHHFMMSLYRSLAGRAPARSAAVSASGHGRADTITGFTDQATQDESAAETGQSFLFDVSSLNDADEVVGAELRVLRRGSPEPGPGSSTSPPLLLLSTCPGAARAPRLLYSRAAEPLVGQRWEVFDVADAMRRHRREPRPPRAFCLLLRAVTGPVRSPLALRRLGFGWPGGGGSAPEERALLVVSSRTQRKESLFREMRAQARALGAALAAQPPPDPGTGTGSPRAVTAGRRRRRTALAGTRTAQGSGGGAGRGHGRRGRSRCSRKPLHVDFKELGWDDWIIAPLDYEAYHCEGVCDFPLRSHLEPTNHAIIQTLLNSMAPDAAPASCCVPARLSPISILYIDAANNVVYKQYEDMVVEACGCR comes from the exons ATGGACCTGAGTGCCGCCGCCGCGCTGTGCCTCTGGCTGCTGAGCGCCTGCCGCCCCCGCGACGGGCTGGAAGCGGCCGCCGTGCTACGAGCGGCGGGGGCTGGGCCGGTCCGGAGCccggggggcggcggcggcggcggcggcggcggcgggtggactcttgcccaggctgcggGCGCCGCGGCTGTCCCGGCCGCCGCGGTTTCCCGGGCCCGCGCCCCGCGCCGCGCCGCGGGCTCCGGCTTCAGGAACGGCTCGGTGGTGCCGCACCACTTCATGATGTCGCTTTACCGGAGCCTGGCCGGGAGGGCTCCGGCCCGGTCAGCCGCTGTCTCCGCCTCGGGCCATGGTCGCGCGGACACGATCACCGGCTTCACAGACCAGGCGACCCAAG ACGAATCTGCAGCCGAAACAGGCCAGAGCTTCCTGTTCGACGTGTCCAGCCTTAACGACGCAGACGAGGTGGTGGGTGCAGAGCTGCGCGTGCTGCGCAGGGGATCTCCAGAGCCGGGCCCAGGCAGCTCGACTTCcccgccgctgctgctgctgtccaCGTGCCCAGGCGCCGCCCGAGCGCCACGCCTGCTGTACTCGCGGGCAGCTGAGCCCCTGGTCGGTCAGCGATGGGAGGTGTTCGACGTGGCGGACGCCATGAGGCGCCACCGTCGTGAACCGCGCCCCCCCCGCGCGTTCTGCCTCTTGCTTCGCGCAGTGACAGGCCCTGTGCGGAGCCCTTTGGCACTGCGGCGTTTGGGCTTCGGCTGGCCGGGCGGAGGGGGCTCTGCGCCAGAGGAGCGCGCGCTGCTAGTCGTCTCCTCCCGCACGCAGAGGAAGGAGAGCTTGTTCCGGGAGATGCGCGCCCAGGCCCGCGCACTCGGGGCCGCTCTGGCGGCACAGCCGCCGCCAGACCCAGGAACCGGCACCGGGTCGCCAAGGGCAGTCACTGCGGGCCGCAGACGGAGGAGGACGGCTTTGGCCGGGACGCGGACAGCGCAAGGCAGCGGCGGGGGCGCGGGCCGGGGCCACGGACGCAGGGGCCGGAGCCGCTGCAGCCGTAAGCCGCTGCACGTGGACTTCAAGGAGCTCGGCTGGGACGACTGGATCATTGCGCCGCTAGACTACGAAGCGTACCACTGCGAGGGCGTTTGCGACTTCCCTCTGCGCTCGCACCTGGAGCCCACCAACCACGCAATCATTCAGACGCTGCTCAACTCCATGGCGCCAGACGCGGCGCCGGCCTCCTGCTGTGTGCCCGCGCGCCTCAGCCCCATCAGCATCCTCTACATCGACGCCGCCAACAATGTTGTCTACAAGCAATACGAGGACATGGTGGTGGAGGCCTGCGGCTGCAGGTAG